One window from the genome of Candidatus Paceibacterota bacterium encodes:
- a CDS encoding FTR1 family protein — MIADFIITFRETFEAALVVGIVLGYLSKTGQTKYNNVVYVGIAAGIIASVFAAFIFENIYGGFSGRGEMIFEGVTMFFGAFLLSTMIFWMMGQKHVAQDLRKNISLELSAKHKAGLFFLVFISILREGVETVIFLGAASFASGNSNLIGAVLGVSVAVLLGYAVFVGSMKINVKMFFNFTSLILIFFAAGLVAQGVHEFEEAGAIPVLIEHVWDINPPVNSDGSFPALHENGSVGSIFKSLFGYNGNPSLVEVLGYFAYISGAYFFWKRAGKNE, encoded by the coding sequence ATGATCGCGGATTTTATCATCACGTTCCGGGAAACTTTCGAAGCCGCTCTCGTGGTCGGGATCGTTCTCGGATATCTTTCGAAAACAGGCCAGACGAAATATAACAACGTCGTTTATGTCGGAATTGCGGCGGGGATCATAGCCAGCGTGTTTGCCGCTTTCATATTTGAAAATATATATGGCGGATTCAGCGGCAGGGGCGAGATGATCTTTGAGGGAGTCACGATGTTCTTCGGCGCATTCCTTCTTTCGACCATGATCTTCTGGATGATGGGGCAAAAGCATGTCGCGCAGGATCTCCGGAAAAATATATCCTTGGAGCTTTCGGCAAAGCACAAGGCCGGACTGTTTTTCCTGGTTTTCATATCGATCTTGCGGGAGGGAGTGGAAACGGTCATCTTTCTTGGTGCGGCGAGTTTTGCATCGGGGAACAGCAATTTGATCGGGGCGGTGCTCGGAGTTTCTGTTGCGGTTCTTTTGGGATATGCCGTTTTTGTGGGCTCGATGAAAATAAATGTGAAAATGTTTTTCAACTTCACGAGCCTGATCCTGATTTTTTTTGCGGCCGGACTGGTGGCTCAGGGCGTGCACGAGTTCGAGGAGGCGGGAGCGATACCTGTCTTGATCGAGCATGTCTGGGACATAAATCCTCCGGTCAATTCCGACGGCTCTTTTCCCGCACTTCATGAAAACGGGTCTGTTGGAAGCATATTCAAAAGCCTGTTTGGATACAATGGGAATCCGTCGCTTGTCGAAGTTTTGGGCTATTTTGCATATATCTCAGGCGCTTATTTTTTTTGGAAAAGAGCCGGGAAGAACGAATGA